A segment of the Hallerella succinigenes genome:
GTCAAGACGGATTTGGTGAAAGAAAAGTTCATTCTAGACCTCGCAAAGAGAAAATAGGATTACCCCTATAATTTATGTCAAAGGCTTTTTTTAGGGAGTAAAATGCGATTAACAAATGGTTCTTTTTGTTCCCACTTTGTTCTCTTGTGAGCAAAAACAAATTCCCCTGTGTGATGCAGGGGAAGTAAGTAAAAGTTACTTTGCAAAAGTTACTTTGCGAAACGGTTGAAACAGTTGTGCGATTCTTCTTATTCTTCGAAGGTCCCTTCAAAAACAAATTCAGCTGGACCTGTCATCATCACATGGGAATCTTCTTCTCTCCATTCGATGTGGAGCGTTCCGCCGAGAAGTTCCAGGTCAATTGCACGAGAAGTTTTTCCGTTCAAAACACAGGCGACAAGTGTTGCGCAAGCGCCTGTTCCGCAGGCGAGAGTTTCTCCTGTTCCGCGTTCCCAGACGCGCATTTTGGCGTGGGTAGAGTCTACAAGTTCGCAAAATTCGATGTTTGACTTGCGCGGAAAAAATGAATCGATTTCGTAATCGGGTCCTTTGGTGTGCACCGGAGCTGTTTTAACGCTGTCGACAAAAGTTACCGCATGTGGATTTCCCATGGAAACGCAAGTGAATTCACATCCGTCGAGGGTGATCTTGTTCGTTTCCGCG
Coding sequences within it:
- the dapF gene encoding diaminopimelate epimerase is translated as MIHFTKMQGAGNDYIYVDNRNGVVKDPTQLSPKISDRHFGVGSDGLVLISLSDKADVRMRMFNPDGSEAEMCGNASRCVARFAWERFFKKAKDEFDLETGAGIKHIVIHRDGENFKSATVDMGAPILEPAKIPVAAETNKITLDGCEFTCVSMGNPHAVTFVDSVKTAPVHTKGPDYEIDSFFPRKSNIEFCELVDSTHAKMRVWERGTGETLACGTGACATLVACVLNGKTSRAIDLELLGGTLHIEWREEDSHVMMTGPAEFVFEGTFEE